In one window of Cytophagaceae bacterium ABcell3 DNA:
- a CDS encoding histidine kinase, whose translation MSEAIDLKLFCYAIVRSIAYFRFKVQDFLFYCKYGFLKSSMSFIKNLTISQRLFISYLLIGLVTVVIIGSLFYIAFRNAVVEKTLNQLSSINMLKKSRIDDFFFTRRNQLSLMMNDSSMKEAFFYFIEGDHLSETNALSTDKQQRNIKKLLKSFDYDDIRIVSKEGKAVNPLGEKESVLDTLLNSEDKAVKHFFEEAHLKTTRFDASMYGNQSETELAIAFPFKSETGAYLGTVLLHKSFDKVSEILFERTGMGTSGESYIVGRDMRMRSASRFSPSKPPLHITVNTHAVKSAFSGVEGEHILDDYRGVEVLSVWRRLDLNGLDWVIISEIDMEEAMQPVLSIRKYFIYVSVAIIVLIIWFTLMIANNLTHPILVLRGVIEKLAKGILPNDMPDSVYNDEIGEMTKAVNKLSEGIKRTSDFASRIGNNDLDAEYVPLSDEDVLGQSLLTMRDSLKKLKEQEKKLSRQRSAALIEGQENERRRFAREIHDGLGQMLVAIKFRIAALEESGEAKDELKKLLNDTIEEVRRISNNVMPGVLLDFGLEAGLNQLCSNIKRLTNMNLQFNYLVDETSGNLDFDVKVGLYRIAQEALNNSIKYAEAKNAELEVVNGSDFVMMIIKDDGKGFDMKEYADNKAKISNGIKNMKERARLMNGSFYIQSEINKGTVVKVEVPLQVVENEESQLIHE comes from the coding sequence GTGAGCGAAGCGATTGATTTGAAGTTATTTTGCTACGCAATAGTAAGATCTATTGCATATTTCAGGTTTAAAGTTCAGGATTTTTTGTTTTATTGCAAATATGGATTTCTTAAGTCATCAATGTCTTTTATTAAGAATTTAACTATTTCCCAGAGACTGTTTATCTCCTACCTGTTGATAGGTTTGGTTACAGTGGTCATTATTGGCTCTTTATTCTATATTGCTTTTCGTAATGCTGTGGTAGAAAAGACTTTGAACCAGCTTTCGTCTATCAATATGTTGAAAAAGTCCAGAATTGATGATTTCTTCTTCACCAGGCGTAATCAGCTCTCGCTAATGATGAATGACTCCTCTATGAAAGAAGCATTTTTTTATTTTATAGAAGGCGATCATCTGTCAGAAACTAATGCTTTAAGCACAGATAAACAGCAAAGGAACATCAAGAAACTTCTCAAATCCTTTGATTATGATGATATTAGAATTGTTTCTAAAGAAGGAAAGGCCGTTAATCCACTAGGAGAGAAGGAGTCTGTTCTTGATACGCTTTTAAATTCAGAGGATAAGGCCGTGAAACATTTCTTTGAAGAAGCACACTTGAAAACTACCCGATTTGATGCCAGTATGTATGGCAATCAAAGTGAGACAGAACTGGCCATTGCTTTTCCTTTCAAGTCTGAAACAGGCGCTTATTTAGGAACGGTACTTTTACATAAGAGCTTTGATAAAGTTTCTGAGATATTATTCGAGCGTACCGGAATGGGTACATCGGGAGAATCTTATATAGTGGGTAGGGATATGCGCATGCGGTCGGCGTCTCGGTTTTCTCCATCTAAACCGCCCCTGCACATTACAGTTAACACCCATGCTGTAAAAAGTGCCTTTAGCGGTGTGGAGGGGGAGCACATTTTAGATGACTACAGAGGCGTGGAAGTGTTGAGTGTTTGGCGACGGCTTGATTTGAATGGACTTGACTGGGTCATTATTTCTGAAATCGACATGGAAGAGGCTATGCAGCCTGTACTAAGCATACGTAAATATTTTATTTATGTAAGTGTAGCCATTATTGTGCTTATTATCTGGTTTACTTTAATGATAGCCAATAACCTGACTCATCCTATTCTGGTTTTGAGAGGGGTTATTGAAAAGCTGGCAAAAGGTATACTTCCCAATGACATGCCTGACTCTGTTTATAATGATGAAATCGGTGAAATGACCAAAGCCGTCAACAAGCTTTCTGAGGGAATTAAAAGAACATCAGATTTTGCTAGCCGTATAGGTAACAACGACCTAGATGCTGAGTATGTACCTTTAAGCGATGAAGATGTTTTAGGCCAATCGCTTCTTACCATGAGGGACAGCCTGAAAAAGCTAAAGGAACAGGAAAAGAAACTTAGCCGTCAGAGGTCAGCAGCTCTAATAGAAGGGCAGGAGAATGAAAGGCGCCGCTTTGCCAGAGAGATACATGATGGGTTGGGGCAGATGTTGGTTGCCATCAAGTTTCGTATTGCAGCATTAGAAGAAAGCGGAGAGGCTAAAGATGAGCTAAAGAAACTGCTGAATGATACCATTGAGGAAGTTAGGAGGATTTCTAATAATGTAATGCCTGGGGTATTGTTGGATTTTGGCCTTGAAGCCGGCTTGAACCAGTTGTGCAGCAATATTAAAAGGCTTACCAATATGAACTTACAGTTTAATTATTTGGTAGACGAAACCAGCGGCAATCTTGATTTTGATGTAAAAGTAGGTCTCTATCGAATAGCTCAGGAAGCATTGAACAATTCGATTAAGTATGCCGAAGCAAAGAATGCCGAACTTGAAGTGGTCAATGGCTCAGATTTTGTTATGATGATTATCAAGGACGACGGAAAGGGTTTTGACATGAAAGAATATGCCGATAATAAAGCAAAAATCAGTAATGGCATTAAAAATATGAAAGAAAGAGCCCGTTTAATGAACGGATCTTTTTATATTCAATCCGAAATTAATAAAGGTACCGTTGTAAAGGTTGAAGTTCCTCTTCAAGTAGTTGAAAATGAGGAGAGCCAGTTGATACACGAATAG
- a CDS encoding NAD(P)/FAD-dependent oxidoreductase, with product MRDVIIIGGGVSGLVNASILSSSGIDVLLIEKKSYPFHRVCGEYVSNEAVPFLRTLGLYPEELNPPKIGRLLLSSASGAIIQEKLESGGFGITRYSLDFFLYQKAKERGAEIREGVSVLDVSYNDDHFTAQLSDGTVKKAKIVIGCYGKRANLDRTLSRDFFQKQSPYMGVKYHIKLPNYPKDLISLHNFSKGYCGISAVEDDKLCFCYLTDKENMKGLRSIKDMEKEVLSQNPFLRKVFADAEFLHKRPYTINAISFSDKKVIENHVLMCGDTAGMITPLCGNGMAMAIHSAKILSELVVKFFNNEIDRSVLEEAYELAWTKLFSSRVKAGRLLQKLMSQPMLSNISVALLKNLPYLPSFVIKQTHGKPF from the coding sequence TTGAGAGATGTTATAATTATTGGTGGGGGTGTATCCGGTTTAGTTAATGCATCAATATTGTCTTCCAGTGGGATAGATGTATTGCTCATTGAGAAAAAGTCATATCCTTTTCACAGGGTCTGTGGCGAATATGTTTCTAACGAGGCTGTTCCGTTTTTACGCACTTTAGGGCTTTACCCTGAAGAATTAAATCCCCCAAAAATAGGCCGCCTACTGTTAAGTTCTGCATCAGGGGCTATTATTCAGGAAAAATTGGAGTCAGGTGGTTTTGGGATTACCAGATATAGCTTAGATTTTTTTCTATATCAAAAAGCAAAAGAAAGAGGGGCTGAAATCAGAGAAGGCGTGTCTGTGTTAGATGTTAGTTACAATGATGATCATTTTACAGCTCAGCTTTCTGATGGAACGGTAAAAAAAGCCAAGATTGTCATAGGGTGCTATGGTAAAAGAGCTAACTTGGACAGGACTTTAAGTAGGGATTTTTTTCAAAAGCAATCACCTTATATGGGGGTGAAGTACCATATAAAATTGCCCAACTACCCCAAAGACCTTATTTCTCTTCATAATTTCAGTAAAGGATACTGTGGCATATCTGCTGTAGAGGATGACAAACTTTGCTTCTGTTATCTGACAGATAAAGAAAACATGAAGGGCTTACGCTCCATTAAAGATATGGAAAAAGAAGTACTCAGCCAGAACCCTTTCTTAAGGAAGGTTTTTGCTGATGCTGAGTTCCTTCATAAAAGGCCATATACTATTAATGCCATTTCATTTTCAGATAAAAAAGTAATAGAAAACCATGTTTTAATGTGTGGTGATACCGCAGGTATGATTACGCCTTTATGTGGCAACGGTATGGCAATGGCCATTCATTCTGCCAAAATTCTATCGGAGTTGGTTGTTAAGTTTTTTAATAACGAGATTGACCGGTCTGTTTTAGAAGAAGCCTATGAGCTGGCATGGACGAAACTGTTTTCATCTAGAGTTAAAGCGGGGCGCTTGCTGCAAAAGCTTATGAGCCAGCCGATGCTTTCCAATATATCTGTTGCTCTTCTGAAAAACCTTCCTTACCTACCTTCCTTTGTTATAAAACAAACTCACGGGAAGCCTTTCTAG
- a CDS encoding carboxypeptidase regulatory-like domain-containing protein produces MKKLLLVSVLAVLMMSFQIFPISLKITIRDELGNLTEGATVTLYKTEEDYINKENPVGSAELTNQKGIASFKNLEPAPYFIYAEKGEMNNIERGVQTDTLQKGRVNKATIIID; encoded by the coding sequence ATGAAAAAATTACTTTTAGTATCTGTTTTGGCTGTTTTAATGATGAGCTTTCAAATCTTTCCAATCTCCTTAAAAATTACCATTAGGGATGAATTGGGGAATCTCACAGAAGGAGCAACAGTTACCTTATATAAAACAGAAGAAGACTATATCAATAAAGAAAACCCTGTGGGCAGTGCAGAGCTTACCAACCAGAAAGGAATTGCAAGTTTTAAGAACTTAGAGCCCGCTCCTTATTTTATTTATGCAGAAAAAGGTGAGATGAACAACATAGAAAGAGGAGTCCAAACTGACACGCTTCAAAAAGGAAGAGTTAATAAAGCAACCATAATTATAGATTGA
- a CDS encoding response regulator transcription factor, with translation MGKIKIVLADDHRLVRDGIKALLAKSSDFVIAGEADDGKELLELLKKAKPDVALIDISMPNLTGLEAIPLIKKDFPGTRIILLTMHADPDYIIKAIQSGTHGYLLKDVEPEELHLAVKTVAKGEKYFNATISNIMIDNLSRIEESKEEQNLSPREMEVLTLVADGLSTKLIADKLSISIRTVETHRLNIMKKLQVNNTAELVRKALEKNLIQ, from the coding sequence ATGGGTAAAATTAAAATTGTATTGGCAGATGACCATCGGTTGGTCAGAGATGGAATTAAGGCTTTATTGGCCAAAAGTTCAGATTTTGTTATAGCCGGAGAGGCTGATGATGGTAAAGAATTATTGGAGCTGCTCAAAAAAGCGAAACCCGATGTGGCGCTTATTGACATTAGTATGCCAAACTTGACAGGTTTGGAAGCAATTCCGCTTATCAAAAAAGATTTTCCAGGGACAAGGATCATACTGCTCACTATGCATGCAGATCCAGACTATATTATCAAAGCCATTCAGTCTGGAACCCATGGATATCTGCTTAAAGATGTGGAACCTGAAGAGCTGCATCTCGCAGTGAAAACTGTCGCTAAGGGTGAGAAATATTTTAATGCTACTATTTCCAATATAATGATTGATAACCTTTCAAGAATTGAGGAAAGTAAGGAAGAGCAAAACTTAAGTCCTCGCGAAATGGAAGTTTTGACTTTGGTGGCTGATGGGCTTAGCACGAAGCTTATTGCAGACAAGCTGAGCATAAGCATAAGAACTGTGGAAACACACAGATTGAATATAATGAAGAAGTTGCAGGTAAATAATACTGCCGAACTGGTGAGAAAAGCACTTGAGAAAAACTTGATTCAATAA
- a CDS encoding T9SS type A sorting domain-containing protein: MVKSCFATVIILFLFTGFLQAQSTTLSSGGEASGDHGSLSYSVGQPVFSYTSNSSGSLSEGVQQAYEIDIVSGVDLPIELEATIYPNPTTDYINLRVEDESFENLSFTLTDVQGKTLLNDEVTDKESSIPMANHNSGIYFLRVIRDNEEIKLFKIIKN; encoded by the coding sequence ATGGTAAAGTCATGTTTTGCGACAGTAATAATCTTATTCTTATTTACCGGCTTTTTACAGGCACAGAGCACCACCCTCTCCAGTGGAGGAGAAGCCTCGGGAGATCATGGGAGTCTTAGTTATTCAGTAGGGCAGCCTGTTTTTAGTTATACCTCCAATAGTTCTGGGTCACTATCGGAAGGGGTGCAGCAAGCATATGAGATTGACATTGTTTCAGGAGTAGACTTGCCCATTGAGCTAGAAGCAACCATTTACCCTAATCCTACCACTGACTATATCAACCTGAGGGTTGAGGACGAGTCTTTTGAGAATTTGAGTTTTACTCTAACGGATGTTCAAGGGAAAACTTTGTTAAATGATGAAGTTACAGATAAAGAGTCCAGCATTCCCATGGCTAACCATAATAGTGGAATATATTTTCTCCGGGTGATAAGGGATAATGAGGAAATAAAGCTTTTTAAAATAATAAAAAATTAA
- a CDS encoding phosphoethanolamine transferase, whose amino-acid sequence MTFEGVLLIIVVALVLIKFFQSQLYLTIFREKPRLSLKSLIETAVFTLGTILAGMYITDLIIALVLFNAIVWGAFHALLKYLKYSLLAWISAVLCWLFVHATYTNFTPVAHTELWYYTLISWSLAFMFILIYDTTGKYLKLVPSLLTWVVIITTALIASIFIAYQTTYSVPLKSGPLYAIYQTNLQEAIEYIAMYGYLGYLFLVGAILVALLVLLIRLEFQKRKAIDNGMFFKIVIGLFLAINLNVFKHLEIPTLLTSSINDYQKEVEIFKAEMANRKSGEIDFTASKNDDKELYVIVIGESLNKNHMSLYGYHRNTTPSLDSLYKDNAIIKYDQAVSSHTHTVQVLTQSLTETNQINKNDFYTSLSALEVLNVAGFETYWLTNQLAYGAWDNPISALAEAADHRYNFNLNIGMVADAMVLDNELVVKLKEIIKNGINKNTVVFLHLMGNHGSYEKRYSSDYEKFSGPLERHMFGPEPYKKKAVNAYDNSVLYNDFVVSEAIKAVKEYDKTSALLYFSDHSEDVLQNKGHNADVFTWSMVQIPMLGWFSDGYKNTYKEKYEAFINNRQKLFTNDLLYDGLIGMTGVASDRYTSKHDVFSPDYRLPIDQCFTLHGHLPYNKEDNYYYYQHKNTRFLDSLGQLSRVYPHRVNTIGKLNNILYNGHNSFEIDIIFRQNNDSTYFEIGHDDNSLSGISLKYFLEHCNVDNLKKIWLDLKNLNSDNLQAVVKQLNLLDEQFNIKSKAIVESSIGSEDFSLLADEGFHTSFYLPTHVMDYDKPAMIKEAKMIANQVHKQNVSAVSFDAGLFPFVKEHLEPLLQNHIVYHTWDLPRNFTMPDLPEILFDEAYYHDERVKSILIKYYSDFEL is encoded by the coding sequence ATGACTTTTGAAGGTGTATTGCTCATAATCGTTGTAGCGCTGGTCCTTATCAAATTTTTTCAAAGCCAGCTATATTTAACAATATTTAGAGAAAAGCCACGGCTTTCATTAAAGTCTCTCATCGAAACTGCTGTTTTTACCTTAGGGACAATTTTAGCGGGCATGTATATTACAGACCTTATTATAGCCCTTGTTCTTTTCAATGCCATTGTCTGGGGAGCCTTTCATGCTTTACTAAAATATTTAAAATACAGCCTTTTGGCATGGATTTCTGCTGTTTTATGTTGGCTGTTTGTACATGCTACTTATACGAATTTTACCCCTGTTGCTCATACTGAACTTTGGTACTATACACTAATTTCCTGGTCTTTGGCCTTCATGTTCATATTAATTTATGACACTACAGGCAAATACTTGAAGCTTGTACCTTCGCTCTTAACTTGGGTAGTAATTATTACAACAGCATTAATTGCTTCAATTTTTATTGCCTACCAAACAACATATTCGGTACCGCTAAAGTCTGGACCACTTTATGCTATCTATCAAACAAATTTGCAAGAAGCCATCGAGTATATCGCTATGTATGGATACTTGGGATACTTATTTTTAGTTGGGGCCATACTGGTTGCCCTATTGGTTCTTTTAATAAGGTTGGAGTTTCAGAAAAGAAAAGCCATTGACAATGGCATGTTTTTCAAAATTGTCATAGGGCTGTTTCTAGCCATTAACTTAAATGTATTTAAACACCTGGAAATCCCAACCCTTCTAACATCTTCTATCAACGATTACCAAAAAGAGGTAGAAATTTTTAAAGCTGAAATGGCAAATAGGAAATCAGGAGAGATTGATTTTACTGCATCAAAAAATGACGATAAGGAACTTTATGTAATAGTGATAGGCGAATCTTTAAACAAGAACCACATGAGTTTATATGGCTATCATCGCAATACTACCCCAAGCTTGGATAGCCTTTATAAAGATAACGCTATAATCAAATACGACCAAGCCGTCTCGAGCCATACGCACACAGTTCAAGTCCTTACGCAGTCACTTACTGAGACCAACCAAATAAACAAAAACGACTTTTATACATCTCTGTCTGCTCTTGAAGTATTGAATGTAGCAGGTTTTGAAACCTACTGGCTCACCAATCAATTAGCTTATGGAGCATGGGACAACCCTATTTCTGCGCTTGCAGAGGCCGCAGACCACAGATATAACTTCAACCTTAACATAGGAATGGTCGCTGACGCGATGGTACTAGACAATGAACTAGTCGTAAAGTTAAAGGAAATTATAAAGAATGGCATCAACAAAAACACTGTGGTGTTTCTTCACCTAATGGGCAACCACGGAAGTTACGAAAAACGCTACAGCAGTGATTATGAAAAATTTTCTGGGCCATTGGAAAGGCACATGTTTGGCCCAGAGCCTTATAAGAAAAAAGCAGTTAACGCTTACGACAATAGTGTATTGTACAATGATTTTGTGGTGTCAGAAGCCATAAAAGCAGTAAAGGAATACGACAAAACGTCAGCATTGTTATATTTTTCTGACCACTCGGAAGATGTGTTACAAAACAAAGGGCATAATGCAGATGTGTTTACATGGTCTATGGTACAAATCCCCATGCTGGGCTGGTTTTCCGACGGTTACAAAAATACCTATAAAGAGAAATATGAAGCTTTTATTAATAATCGCCAAAAGCTATTTACCAATGACCTTCTTTATGATGGGCTAATAGGCATGACAGGGGTCGCATCAGATCGATACACCAGCAAACATGATGTATTTAGCCCAGACTATCGACTTCCTATTGATCAATGCTTTACCTTACATGGCCACCTGCCATATAACAAGGAAGACAATTATTACTATTATCAACATAAGAACACAAGGTTTTTAGATTCTTTAGGACAGCTTTCGCGGGTTTATCCGCACAGGGTAAACACGATCGGTAAATTAAACAACATACTGTACAATGGACATAACAGTTTTGAAATAGACATAATCTTTAGACAAAACAACGATAGCACTTACTTTGAAATTGGCCATGACGACAACTCTTTGTCAGGTATAAGCCTAAAGTATTTCCTCGAACATTGCAATGTAGATAACCTTAAAAAAATATGGCTTGACTTGAAGAACCTGAACAGCGATAACCTCCAAGCTGTAGTGAAGCAGTTGAATTTGTTGGATGAACAATTCAATATTAAAAGTAAAGCGATCGTGGAATCGAGTATCGGTTCAGAAGATTTTTCATTACTGGCAGACGAAGGGTTTCATACCTCTTTTTACCTGCCGACACATGTCATGGATTATGACAAACCTGCTATGATTAAGGAAGCCAAAATGATAGCAAACCAGGTTCACAAACAAAATGTTTCTGCTGTTTCTTTTGACGCTGGCCTATTTCCATTTGTCAAAGAACATCTGGAACCCCTTCTGCAAAACCACATCGTGTACCATACATGGGATTTACCACGAAACTTTACCATGCCGGATTTACCAGAAATTTTGTTTGATGAAGCTTATTATCATGATGAACGAGTCAAAAGTATTTTGATCAAGTATTACTCTGATTTTGAACTATAA
- the prfA gene encoding peptide chain release factor 1 has product MLDKLKEIEKRFKEVSELIVSPDAVSDMKRYSALNKEYKDLDKIVNEYNRYKNILGNIENAKKILSTEKDPEFRELAKEELDNFSEEKEELETKLKEMLIPKDPNDSKNVILEIRGGAGGDEAAIFAGDLFRMYQRFAEKQGWRLELIDFTEGTSGGYKEIIANVSGEDVYGKMKFESGVHRVQRVPATETQGRVHTSAASVAVLPEMEDVDVEINMNDIRKDTFCSSGPGGQSVNTTYSAIRLTHIPSGMVVQCQDEKSQIKNFDKALKVLRSRLYEIELQKHNDQVGAQRKLMVGSGDRSDKIRTYNYPQGRVTDHRIGYTVYNLPNVMDGDVGDFVDQLRIAENAEKLKEGGQ; this is encoded by the coding sequence ATGCTTGATAAATTAAAAGAAATAGAAAAACGGTTTAAAGAAGTCTCAGAACTTATTGTTTCACCTGATGCTGTTTCAGACATGAAACGGTACTCAGCTTTGAACAAAGAGTATAAAGATCTCGACAAAATCGTCAATGAGTACAACCGGTATAAAAATATTCTGGGGAATATTGAAAATGCAAAAAAAATCCTATCTACTGAAAAAGACCCAGAGTTCCGGGAGCTTGCCAAAGAAGAGCTTGATAATTTTTCGGAAGAAAAAGAAGAACTTGAGACAAAGCTCAAAGAAATGCTTATACCTAAGGATCCGAATGACAGCAAAAATGTTATTCTGGAAATTCGAGGAGGTGCTGGTGGCGATGAAGCAGCCATATTTGCCGGAGATCTTTTCAGAATGTACCAAAGGTTTGCTGAAAAGCAGGGCTGGCGCTTGGAGTTGATCGATTTTACAGAAGGAACTTCTGGCGGATATAAGGAAATAATTGCCAATGTATCTGGGGAAGATGTTTATGGCAAAATGAAGTTTGAATCAGGCGTACACAGGGTTCAGCGTGTTCCTGCTACAGAAACCCAAGGAAGGGTGCATACATCTGCCGCTTCTGTGGCAGTGCTGCCAGAAATGGAAGATGTGGATGTAGAGATCAACATGAATGATATACGTAAAGACACCTTCTGCTCTTCAGGCCCCGGAGGACAGTCTGTAAATACTACTTATTCAGCCATCCGCCTTACACACATCCCATCAGGAATGGTAGTACAGTGCCAGGACGAGAAGTCTCAGATAAAGAACTTTGACAAAGCCTTAAAGGTGCTTCGTTCCAGACTGTATGAAATTGAACTCCAAAAGCACAATGACCAAGTTGGAGCCCAGCGTAAGCTAATGGTTGGTTCGGGAGACCGCTCAGACAAAATAAGAACCTATAATTATCCTCAAGGAAGGGTTACAGATCACCGCATTGGATATACTGTATACAACCTTCCTAACGTTATGGATGGAGATGTCGGCGATTTTGTCGATCAACTGAGAATAGCTGAGAATGCAGAAAAACTAAAAGAAGGGGGGCAATAA
- a CDS encoding choice-of-anchor Q domain-containing protein: MPRIAFRVFVILLAAYLCYACKSREDRITTDQSARLEFSGDTILFDTIFTSIGSTTRRLVVYNPNDNAVVIGSVRLGGLASSEYQLIINGKESVHENNLELRGKDSLFVLVKVNINPQDKDLPYLVKDSVMFTTNNNQQRVMLVAYGQDANFIHNKTLSCNTVWDSQKPYVISGHATVPQGCNLTLKPGVQVLFGDGAYLKVKGSLKSEGKVDDRVIFSSDRLEYRMRNQPGLWKGITFTSSSSGNRLEATEVRNAQTGLLLENSMAPSTPVVSIKQSVVENMSRSGVEAVNSNVYMENTLINNCANYAFVASGGGKSKIVHSTLANYSYNFFRNNSTVGFYNTRLKPDGGRLKNPIEAEIINSIIWGDRSEELVKNQSADYPFNVDIRHSLIKSESMSEGDGNIINEEPEFKNPKDRNFKLQEGSPAKGAGKNTGITTDLVGNSRKPTPDMGAFEYYPAED; the protein is encoded by the coding sequence ATGCCGAGAATTGCATTTAGAGTTTTTGTTATATTACTGGCCGCTTATTTGTGCTATGCTTGTAAATCCCGCGAAGACAGGATTACTACAGATCAAAGTGCGCGCCTGGAGTTCTCCGGCGATACCATTCTTTTTGATACCATTTTCACTTCCATAGGCAGTACTACCAGAAGATTGGTTGTCTATAACCCCAATGACAATGCTGTAGTTATTGGCAGTGTGCGCTTAGGCGGCTTAGCTTCTTCGGAATATCAGTTGATTATTAATGGAAAGGAAAGTGTGCATGAGAATAATTTGGAACTAAGGGGCAAAGACAGCCTCTTTGTACTGGTAAAGGTAAACATCAACCCGCAGGACAAAGATTTGCCCTACCTAGTCAAAGATTCGGTTATGTTTACGACAAACAATAACCAACAAAGGGTAATGCTGGTAGCATACGGACAAGATGCCAACTTTATCCATAATAAAACTTTATCCTGCAATACCGTATGGGACAGCCAAAAACCTTATGTAATTTCTGGACATGCTACTGTGCCACAAGGCTGTAATTTAACTTTAAAACCCGGAGTACAAGTTCTATTTGGCGATGGCGCATATTTAAAGGTAAAAGGATCGCTCAAATCTGAAGGCAAAGTTGACGATAGGGTCATTTTCTCTTCCGACCGCCTAGAATATCGGATGCGCAACCAGCCGGGGCTGTGGAAAGGAATTACTTTCACCTCTAGCAGTTCTGGAAATAGGCTTGAAGCTACCGAGGTGCGAAATGCCCAAACTGGTTTGCTGTTAGAGAACTCTATGGCCCCTTCTACACCGGTAGTTTCAATTAAACAGTCGGTAGTAGAAAACATGTCCCGATCTGGCGTAGAAGCTGTCAACTCTAACGTTTATATGGAAAATACCCTCATTAATAACTGTGCCAACTACGCTTTTGTGGCTTCAGGTGGAGGGAAAAGCAAGATTGTCCATAGCACGCTAGCTAATTATTCTTATAATTTCTTCAGAAACAACAGCACCGTCGGATTTTACAATACACGTCTAAAACCTGACGGGGGTAGGCTGAAAAACCCTATAGAGGCCGAAATTATCAATTCAATTATCTGGGGAGACAGAAGTGAAGAATTGGTCAAAAACCAATCCGCTGATTATCCGTTTAATGTGGACATACGCCACTCGCTTATAAAAAGTGAAAGCATGTCTGAAGGTGACGGTAACATAATCAATGAAGAGCCTGAATTTAAAAACCCTAAAGACAGAAACTTTAAACTACAGGAAGGCTCTCCTGCCAAAGGTGCTGGCAAAAACACAGGCATTACTACTGACCTTGTAGGAAACTCTAGAAAACCTACACCGGACATGGGCGCATTTGAGTATTATCCGGCAGAAGACTGA
- a CDS encoding secondary thiamine-phosphate synthase enzyme YjbQ, whose product MRVIQETFTLPAFQRGFHLVTEKITRAIPELSTIKKGVAHIFIHHTSAGLTINENADPTVRSDFESHFNKMVPENAPYYKHTLEGPDDMPAHIKSSLLGSSVSVPVTNGSFNMGTWQGVYLCEHRDHASGRTITITITGE is encoded by the coding sequence ATGAGGGTAATTCAAGAAACATTTACACTTCCAGCTTTTCAGAGAGGCTTTCATCTGGTTACTGAAAAAATCACTAGGGCTATACCAGAATTAAGTACCATAAAAAAAGGCGTGGCCCATATTTTCATTCATCACACCTCCGCGGGGCTGACCATCAATGAGAATGCAGACCCCACAGTCCGATCGGATTTTGAAAGCCATTTTAACAAAATGGTTCCTGAAAATGCGCCTTACTATAAACATACTTTAGAAGGCCCTGACGATATGCCCGCCCATATCAAATCTTCTTTGTTGGGCAGTTCGGTATCAGTACCTGTTACCAATGGAAGCTTCAACATGGGCACTTGGCAGGGAGTATATCTGTGCGAGCACCGAGATCATGCTTCAGGAAGAACGATAACTATTACGATTACAGGTGAATAA